A genomic region of Xiphophorus couchianus chromosome 9, X_couchianus-1.0, whole genome shotgun sequence contains the following coding sequences:
- the camsap2a gene encoding calmodulin-regulated spectrin-associated protein 2a isoform X2, whose amino-acid sequence MGEVQDVRDAKKSFVAPAIKSFEHYDFSRAKICCSLRWLVAKAYGTDSIPAELKDPFYTDQYEQEHLKPPVTSLLLSADLYCRAGSLILKSDAAKPLLGHDAVIQALAQRGLYVTDQDRLVTERDLRKRPLQMGAHLAMIDTLMMAYTVETVNVEKVMACTHQYSSCDYEEERPYDTEDAVTTWINKVNEYLKDVIAQEQKKKETQSAEQTGSPRSPTKWYMKLVPARYRKEQASTQLAPWIPPVDNLLKDSTDGSALGALLHFYCPQLLPLDNVCLKENMSLADRLYNLQLIQDFCKDNLNSCCHFSLEDMLYASSTIKNNYLVFMAELFWWFEVVKPSFVKPSVLDNEGEETSSILKSMPFIPISKATKRSFMERPPSPERPSLPLRPQLRNTGEIKRSSSMSFVDGNLGTWPKEKRSGPYGVSFDIPFDKGDSAPAVPSSTHGMVRSISTDDGSGFKVQHMPRGMKRNLSFQPVNGQSIGIQEEGCPERLAGVESCRQAFPNGHGNVLTSAPSMEESLPNIHSPTRPPVEGINNGFFLHSQNPGDGAGGLDPLSESDSKELLSTADTTEVDTGIHIRTEDMLDEDSSLKDLSVNMDLDVDTPSPCPSNQSKSPSGVKLTSFAEQKMRKLSPSAPDSGRGSSSSMKTTPEGSEFALPLSVSWAPTPEHSPIRQQNTPAITAQATPTSVQLPPNDPAQVMATEMVQLRIRLEEKRKAIEAQKKKVEAAFTRHRQKMGHSAFLNVVKRKADGAVSGEEGGQTDGEGKLASTSPTFKFGQSKADTPDGAEQSTTSSCWQKTPGSGDEGGQSHAQITEADLSEYTRSIEKLNHSLAFLQAEMQRLAQQQEVIMAMREQQHQQAWVIPPPHTNPSPQKHPRPGAVTRSSGPSSPADSPRSTHRSPTSIKRKSASFHSRNPCTARPSELKLAPYSRVLTAPQSVDSIPRLRRFSPCQPMQSSFIYMGEKPAAASPETINQDGDNTKETDSILSPERELARMCAVCSPHSSPKLQTKTEQSEVGANFSNQETESHTHDEISDTVKDDQSSTVQKSFIELKPTIESSFPEVLAHPIVETFTVTPSELPPKPEPSSQAKSSLIEVPLSVMKSTEDLTIDDGLEMEQGSTESSNDEQRLCRGFFFKEDGKAEENMAQRRAALLEKRMRREKEGQMRKMQLEAELEQKKEGARLKAEEERIRKEEEKARKEFIKQEYLRRKQLKLMEDMDTIIKPRPAKQKRGRPKSIHRDSMDSPKTPVRAPTVSSLSLASLTLGDSDSVHSDKRAPRPDSADGFLSPSRSSSRNGEKDWENASTTSSVTSNTEYTGPRLYKEPSAKSNKHIIQNALAHCCLAGKVNEGQKNKILEEMEKSEANNFLVLFRDSGCQFRSLYTYCPETQEIIKLTGIGPKSITRKMIDGLYKYNSDKKQFSQIPAKTMSASVDAVTIHNHLWQTKKPATPKKVVPALS is encoded by the exons GGTGCCCACTTGGCCATGATTGACACTCTGATGATGGCGTACACAGTAGAGACTGTAAATGTGGAGAAGGTAATGGCTTGCACTCATCAGTATTCATCCTGCGACTATGAGGAGGAAAGACCATATGATACAGAGGACGCTGTGACCACCTGGATTAACAAG GTAAATGAGTATCTGAAAGATGTTATTGCTcaggaacagaagaagaaggagacaCAGAGTGCTGAGCAGACTGGGAGTCCTAGG TCTCCAACCAAGTGGTACATGAAGCTTGTGCCT GCTCGCTATCGGAAAGAGCAGGCCTCTACCCAGCTGGCTCCCTGGATCCCCCCAGTGGACAACCTACTTAAGGACAGCACAGACGGCTCGGCTCTGGGTGCACTGCTGCATTTCTACTGCCCTCAGCTGCTGCCCCTGGATA ATGTCTGTTTGAAGGAGAATATGAGTCTGGCCGACCGTCTCTACAACCTGCAGCTCATTCAGGACTTCTGCAAAGACAACCTGAACAGCTGCTGCCATTTCAGCCTGGAGGACATGCTCTATGCCTCCTCAACCATCAAG aacAACTATCTGGTGTTCATGGCCGAACTGTTTTGGTGGTTTGAGGTGGTTAAGCCGTCTTTTGTAAAGCCAAGCGTGCTTGACAATGAAGGGGAAG AAACATCATCCATATTAAAAAGTATGCCTTTCATTCCAATCTCCAAAGCTACCAAGAGAAGTTTCATGGAAAGACCTCCAAGTCCTGAAAGACCCAG TTTACCCCTTCGGCCCCAGCTTCGTAACACAG GAGAGATCAAGAGATCTAGCTCCATGTCTTTTGTTGATGGGAATCTAGGCACATGGCCCAAAGAGAAAAG GTCTGGGCCTTACGGGGTGTCATTTGACATCCCCTTTGACAAAGGGGATTCTGCTCCTGCTGTACCTTCCTCTACACATGGAATGGTTAGATCTATCAGCACTGATGATGGTTCTGGTTTCAAGGTCCAGCACATGCCTCGTGGAATGAAGAGGAACCTGTCTTTCCAGCCAGTGAATGGTCAGAGCATTGGTATCCAGGAGGAAGGCTGTCCAGAACGCCTTGCAGGAGTGGAGTCCTGCAGGCAAGCATTCCCCAACGGACATGGAAATGTCCTGACATCAGCTCCCTCTATGGAAGAATCCCTCCCGAACATCCACAGCCCAACTAGACCACCTGTAGAGGGCATCAACAATGGTTTCTTTCTGCACAGCCAAAACCCTGGGGATGGTGCTGGTGGCTTGGACCCTCTGTCAGAGTCTGATTCCAAAGAACTTTTGAGCACCGCAGACACCACCGAGGTGGACACCGGCATTCACATCCGCACAGAGGACATGCTGGATGAAGATTCCTCTTTGAAAGACCTCTCTGTAAACATGGACCTGGATGTGGACACACCAAGTCCCTGTCCAAGCAATCAGAGCAAATCTCCCTCGGGAGTGAAGTTGACCAGCTTTGCCGAGCAGAAGATGAGGAAGCTTAGTCCATCAGCACCAGATTCTGGCAGAGGAAGCAGCAGCTCCATGAAGACCACTCCAGAGGGCTCAGAGTTTGCTCTCCCACTGTCAGTCTCCTGGGCACCAACACCTGAGCACAGCCCCATCCGTCAACAAAACACACCAGCCATTACTGCTCAGGCAACACCCACATCTGTCCAGCTTCCACCCAATGACCCTGCACAGGTCATGGCTACAGAGATGGTGCAGCTGAGGATAAGGCTTGAAGAGAAACGAAAAGCTATTGAAGCTCAAAAGAAGAAAGTGGAAGCTGCTTTTACAAGGCATCGGCAGAAGATGGGCCACTCAGCATTTCTCAATGTGGTAAAGAGGAAAGCTGATGGGGCTGTAAGTGGAGAGGAAGGGGGTCAAACTGATGGAGAAGGAAAATTGGCGAGCACAAGTCCCACATTTAAATTTGGCCAGAGCAAGGCTGATACACCTGACGGAGCAGAACAAAGCACCACATCCTCTTGTTGGCAGAAGACACCAGGTTCAGGAGATGAGGGTGGACAAAGCCATGCTCAGATCACTGAAGCAGATCTCTCAGAGTATACACGTTCAATCGAAAAGCTCAACCACTCTTTGGCATTTCTCCAGGCTGAGATGCAACGTTTAgctcagcagcaggaagttaTCATGGCCATGAGGGAACAACAGCATCAGCAAGCCTGGGTCATTCCCCCTCCTCATACAAACCCCTCACCACAGAAACATCCTCGACCTGGAGCTGTTACCCGCTCTTCTGGGCCTTCTTCCCCTGCCGACTCACCTCGTTCAACCCATCGCTCTCCAACCAGCATCAAACGCAAATCGGCCTCCTTCCACTCACGCAATCCTTGCACAGCTCGACCCAGTGAGCTTAAGCTGGCACCGTACAGTCGTGTCCTAACTGCACCACAGTCAGTCGATAGCATCCCGAGGTTGCGCAGGTTTTCTCCTTGCCAGCCTATGCAGAGCTCCTTTATTTATATGGGGGAGAAACCAGCAGCTGCCAGTCCAGAAACAATCAACCAAGATGGGGATAATACTAAAGAGACAGATTCCATCCTGTCCCCTGAGAGGGAGCTGGCTAGGATGTGTGCTGTCTGCTCCCCTCACAGCTCTCCCAAGCTGCagaccaaaacagaacaaagtgaAGTAGGTGCAAATTTCTCCAACCAGGAAACAGAATCTCACACCCATGATGAGATTTCAGACACTGTAAAAGATGACCAGAGCAGCACAGTTCAGAAATCATTTATTGAACTTAAACCCACCATTGAGTCTTCTTTCCCTGAGGTTCTTGCCCACCCTATAGTAGAAACCTTCACAGTGACGCCATCAGAGTTACCTCCAAAGCCAGAACCCTCCAGTCAGGCCAAAAGTAGTCTGATTGAGGTTCCTTTGTCGGTCATGAAGTCTACGGAGGATCTGACAATTGATGACGGTTTGGAGATGGAACAAGGCAGTACTGAGAGTTCAAATGATGAGCAAAGGTTATGCCGTGGATTCTTCTTTAAG GAGGATGGCAAGGCAGAGGAGAACATGGCACAAAGGAGAGCTGCACTGCTGGAAAAAAGgatgaggagagaaaaagagggcCAGATGAGGAAGATGCAGCTGGAGGCCGAGTTGGAGCAGAAGAAAGAGGGAGCTCG ATTGAAAGCAGAGGAGGAGCGTatcaggaaggaggaggaaaaggccAGGAAGGAGTTCATCAAGCAGGAGTACCTGAGGAGGAAGCAGTTGAAGCTGATGGAGGACATGGACACCATCATCAAGCCCCGACCTGCCAAGCAGAAGCGGGGTCGACCAAAGTCCATCCACCGGGACAGCATGGACTCCCCAAAGACTCCTGTGAGAGCTCCCACAG TCTCCAGCTTGTCTCTGGCTTCGCTGACCTTGGGCGACAGTGACAGTGTTCACTCAGACAAAAGAGCGCCAAG gcCAGACTCTGCCGATGGCTTTCTTTCACCAAGCCGCTCCAGCAGCAGAAACGGAGAAAAAGACTGGGAAAATGCCTCAACCACCTCTTCTGTTACATCCAACACAGAGTATACTG GACCAAGGCTGTACAAAGAGCCCAGTGCCAAATCTAATAAGCACATTATCCAAAATGCTCTGGCCCACTGCTGCCTCGCAGGCAAGGTCAACGAGGGGCAAAAGAACAAGATCCTGGAG gaaatggaaaaatcaGAGGCCAAtaacttcctggttttgttCCGGGATTCTGGCTGCCAGTTCCGATCCCTGTACACCTACTGCCCCGAAACACAGGAGATCATCAAACTCACAGGGATCGGTCCAAAGAGCATCACTCGCAAGATGATCGACGGACTCTACAAGTACAACTCGGACAAGAAGCAGTTTAGTCAGATACCGGCAAAGACCATGTCAGCCAGTGTGGATGCCGTGACCATCCACAACCACCTCTGGCAAACCAAGAAGCCAGCCACCCCTAAAAAAGTAGTGCCTGCACTGTCCTAA
- the camsap2a gene encoding calmodulin-regulated spectrin-associated protein 2a isoform X6, which produces MGEVQDVRDAKKSFVAPAIKSFEHYDFSRAKICCSLRWLVAKAYGTDSIPAELKDPFYTDQYEQEHLKPPVTSLLLSADLYCRAGSLILKSDAAKPLLGHDAVIQALAQRGLYVTDQDRLVTERDLRKRPLQMGAHLAMIDTLMMAYTVETVNVEKVMACTHQYSSCDYEEERPYDTEDAVTTWINKVNEYLKDVIAQEQKKKETQSAEQTGSPRARYRKEQASTQLAPWIPPVDNLLKDSTDGSALGALLHFYCPQLLPLDNVCLKENMSLADRLYNLQLIQDFCKDNLNSCCHFSLEDMLYASSTIKNNYLVFMAELFWWFEVVKPSFVKPSVLDNEGEETSSILKSMPFIPISKATKRSFMERPPSPERPSLPLRPQLRNTGEIKRSSSMSFVDGNLGTWPKEKRSGPYGVSFDIPFDKGDSAPAVPSSTHGMVRSISTDDGSGFKVQHMPRGMKRNLSFQPVNGQSIGIQEEGCPERLAGVESCRQAFPNGHGNVLTSAPSMEESLPNIHSPTRPPVEGINNGFFLHSQNPGDGAGGLDPLSESDSKELLSTADTTEVDTGIHIRTEDMLDEDSSLKDLSVNMDLDVDTPSPCPSNQSKSPSGVKLTSFAEQKMRKLSPSAPDSGRGSSSSMKTTPEGSEFALPLSVSWAPTPEHSPIRQQNTPAITAQATPTSVQLPPNDPAQVMATEMVQLRIRLEEKRKAIEAQKKKVEAAFTRHRQKMGHSAFLNVVKRKADGAVSGEEGGQTDGEGKLASTSPTFKFGQSKADTPDGAEQSTTSSCWQKTPGSGDEGGQSHAQITEADLSEYTRSIEKLNHSLAFLQAEMQRLAQQQEVIMAMREQQHQQAWVIPPPHTNPSPQKHPRPGAVTRSSGPSSPADSPRSTHRSPTSIKRKSASFHSRNPCTARPSELKLAPYSRVLTAPQSVDSIPRLRRFSPCQPMQSSFIYMGEKPAAASPETINQDGDNTKETDSILSPERELARMCAVCSPHSSPKLQTKTEQSEVGANFSNQETESHTHDEISDTVKDDQSSTVQKSFIELKPTIESSFPEVLAHPIVETFTVTPSELPPKPEPSSQAKSSLIEVPLSVMKSTEDLTIDDGLEMEQGSTESSNDEQRLCRGFFFKEDGKAEENMAQRRAALLEKRMRREKEGQMRKMQLEAELEQKKEGARLKAEEERIRKEEEKARKEFIKQEYLRRKQLKLMEDMDTIIKPRPAKQKRGRPKSIHRDSMDSPKTPVRAPTVSSLSLASLTLGDSDSVHSDKRAPRPDSADGFLSPSRSSSRNGEKDWENASTTSSVTSNTEYTGPRLYKEPSAKSNKHIIQNALAHCCLAGKVNEGQKNKILEEMEKSEANNFLVLFRDSGCQFRSLYTYCPETQEIIKLTGIGPKSITRKMIDGLYKYNSDKKQFSQIPAKTMSASVDAVTIHNHLWQTKKPATPKKVVPALS; this is translated from the exons GGTGCCCACTTGGCCATGATTGACACTCTGATGATGGCGTACACAGTAGAGACTGTAAATGTGGAGAAGGTAATGGCTTGCACTCATCAGTATTCATCCTGCGACTATGAGGAGGAAAGACCATATGATACAGAGGACGCTGTGACCACCTGGATTAACAAG GTAAATGAGTATCTGAAAGATGTTATTGCTcaggaacagaagaagaaggagacaCAGAGTGCTGAGCAGACTGGGAGTCCTAGG GCTCGCTATCGGAAAGAGCAGGCCTCTACCCAGCTGGCTCCCTGGATCCCCCCAGTGGACAACCTACTTAAGGACAGCACAGACGGCTCGGCTCTGGGTGCACTGCTGCATTTCTACTGCCCTCAGCTGCTGCCCCTGGATA ATGTCTGTTTGAAGGAGAATATGAGTCTGGCCGACCGTCTCTACAACCTGCAGCTCATTCAGGACTTCTGCAAAGACAACCTGAACAGCTGCTGCCATTTCAGCCTGGAGGACATGCTCTATGCCTCCTCAACCATCAAG aacAACTATCTGGTGTTCATGGCCGAACTGTTTTGGTGGTTTGAGGTGGTTAAGCCGTCTTTTGTAAAGCCAAGCGTGCTTGACAATGAAGGGGAAG AAACATCATCCATATTAAAAAGTATGCCTTTCATTCCAATCTCCAAAGCTACCAAGAGAAGTTTCATGGAAAGACCTCCAAGTCCTGAAAGACCCAG TTTACCCCTTCGGCCCCAGCTTCGTAACACAG GAGAGATCAAGAGATCTAGCTCCATGTCTTTTGTTGATGGGAATCTAGGCACATGGCCCAAAGAGAAAAG GTCTGGGCCTTACGGGGTGTCATTTGACATCCCCTTTGACAAAGGGGATTCTGCTCCTGCTGTACCTTCCTCTACACATGGAATGGTTAGATCTATCAGCACTGATGATGGTTCTGGTTTCAAGGTCCAGCACATGCCTCGTGGAATGAAGAGGAACCTGTCTTTCCAGCCAGTGAATGGTCAGAGCATTGGTATCCAGGAGGAAGGCTGTCCAGAACGCCTTGCAGGAGTGGAGTCCTGCAGGCAAGCATTCCCCAACGGACATGGAAATGTCCTGACATCAGCTCCCTCTATGGAAGAATCCCTCCCGAACATCCACAGCCCAACTAGACCACCTGTAGAGGGCATCAACAATGGTTTCTTTCTGCACAGCCAAAACCCTGGGGATGGTGCTGGTGGCTTGGACCCTCTGTCAGAGTCTGATTCCAAAGAACTTTTGAGCACCGCAGACACCACCGAGGTGGACACCGGCATTCACATCCGCACAGAGGACATGCTGGATGAAGATTCCTCTTTGAAAGACCTCTCTGTAAACATGGACCTGGATGTGGACACACCAAGTCCCTGTCCAAGCAATCAGAGCAAATCTCCCTCGGGAGTGAAGTTGACCAGCTTTGCCGAGCAGAAGATGAGGAAGCTTAGTCCATCAGCACCAGATTCTGGCAGAGGAAGCAGCAGCTCCATGAAGACCACTCCAGAGGGCTCAGAGTTTGCTCTCCCACTGTCAGTCTCCTGGGCACCAACACCTGAGCACAGCCCCATCCGTCAACAAAACACACCAGCCATTACTGCTCAGGCAACACCCACATCTGTCCAGCTTCCACCCAATGACCCTGCACAGGTCATGGCTACAGAGATGGTGCAGCTGAGGATAAGGCTTGAAGAGAAACGAAAAGCTATTGAAGCTCAAAAGAAGAAAGTGGAAGCTGCTTTTACAAGGCATCGGCAGAAGATGGGCCACTCAGCATTTCTCAATGTGGTAAAGAGGAAAGCTGATGGGGCTGTAAGTGGAGAGGAAGGGGGTCAAACTGATGGAGAAGGAAAATTGGCGAGCACAAGTCCCACATTTAAATTTGGCCAGAGCAAGGCTGATACACCTGACGGAGCAGAACAAAGCACCACATCCTCTTGTTGGCAGAAGACACCAGGTTCAGGAGATGAGGGTGGACAAAGCCATGCTCAGATCACTGAAGCAGATCTCTCAGAGTATACACGTTCAATCGAAAAGCTCAACCACTCTTTGGCATTTCTCCAGGCTGAGATGCAACGTTTAgctcagcagcaggaagttaTCATGGCCATGAGGGAACAACAGCATCAGCAAGCCTGGGTCATTCCCCCTCCTCATACAAACCCCTCACCACAGAAACATCCTCGACCTGGAGCTGTTACCCGCTCTTCTGGGCCTTCTTCCCCTGCCGACTCACCTCGTTCAACCCATCGCTCTCCAACCAGCATCAAACGCAAATCGGCCTCCTTCCACTCACGCAATCCTTGCACAGCTCGACCCAGTGAGCTTAAGCTGGCACCGTACAGTCGTGTCCTAACTGCACCACAGTCAGTCGATAGCATCCCGAGGTTGCGCAGGTTTTCTCCTTGCCAGCCTATGCAGAGCTCCTTTATTTATATGGGGGAGAAACCAGCAGCTGCCAGTCCAGAAACAATCAACCAAGATGGGGATAATACTAAAGAGACAGATTCCATCCTGTCCCCTGAGAGGGAGCTGGCTAGGATGTGTGCTGTCTGCTCCCCTCACAGCTCTCCCAAGCTGCagaccaaaacagaacaaagtgaAGTAGGTGCAAATTTCTCCAACCAGGAAACAGAATCTCACACCCATGATGAGATTTCAGACACTGTAAAAGATGACCAGAGCAGCACAGTTCAGAAATCATTTATTGAACTTAAACCCACCATTGAGTCTTCTTTCCCTGAGGTTCTTGCCCACCCTATAGTAGAAACCTTCACAGTGACGCCATCAGAGTTACCTCCAAAGCCAGAACCCTCCAGTCAGGCCAAAAGTAGTCTGATTGAGGTTCCTTTGTCGGTCATGAAGTCTACGGAGGATCTGACAATTGATGACGGTTTGGAGATGGAACAAGGCAGTACTGAGAGTTCAAATGATGAGCAAAGGTTATGCCGTGGATTCTTCTTTAAG GAGGATGGCAAGGCAGAGGAGAACATGGCACAAAGGAGAGCTGCACTGCTGGAAAAAAGgatgaggagagaaaaagagggcCAGATGAGGAAGATGCAGCTGGAGGCCGAGTTGGAGCAGAAGAAAGAGGGAGCTCG ATTGAAAGCAGAGGAGGAGCGTatcaggaaggaggaggaaaaggccAGGAAGGAGTTCATCAAGCAGGAGTACCTGAGGAGGAAGCAGTTGAAGCTGATGGAGGACATGGACACCATCATCAAGCCCCGACCTGCCAAGCAGAAGCGGGGTCGACCAAAGTCCATCCACCGGGACAGCATGGACTCCCCAAAGACTCCTGTGAGAGCTCCCACAG TCTCCAGCTTGTCTCTGGCTTCGCTGACCTTGGGCGACAGTGACAGTGTTCACTCAGACAAAAGAGCGCCAAG gcCAGACTCTGCCGATGGCTTTCTTTCACCAAGCCGCTCCAGCAGCAGAAACGGAGAAAAAGACTGGGAAAATGCCTCAACCACCTCTTCTGTTACATCCAACACAGAGTATACTG GACCAAGGCTGTACAAAGAGCCCAGTGCCAAATCTAATAAGCACATTATCCAAAATGCTCTGGCCCACTGCTGCCTCGCAGGCAAGGTCAACGAGGGGCAAAAGAACAAGATCCTGGAG gaaatggaaaaatcaGAGGCCAAtaacttcctggttttgttCCGGGATTCTGGCTGCCAGTTCCGATCCCTGTACACCTACTGCCCCGAAACACAGGAGATCATCAAACTCACAGGGATCGGTCCAAAGAGCATCACTCGCAAGATGATCGACGGACTCTACAAGTACAACTCGGACAAGAAGCAGTTTAGTCAGATACCGGCAAAGACCATGTCAGCCAGTGTGGATGCCGTGACCATCCACAACCACCTCTGGCAAACCAAGAAGCCAGCCACCCCTAAAAAAGTAGTGCCTGCACTGTCCTAA